The nucleotide sequence GAAACTTTTATCCACAAAGGGTTCGCCCGCACCTAAAAGGGCGTATTTTATTACCTTAACTTTTTATCTAAAATTTTAAACCTATCTATAAATAAATTGATTTAAAAGTCCTCTACTCCATTTAAACCCAAATCATATATAATCTCACTCATTTTCTTGTATAGTATTTGCCATCTTACATTATAATTTTCATGATTGTATTCTCTTTATAAAGGTTTTACGGACGTAGTCCTTGTATATATAACATTAATCCCGGAGGGATATTTCAAAACTACAGAAATTATAATAAATAACGAAATTTTTCCCGGTAAAAGATTAAATATATCTAAAATTAAAATAACCTGCCCTTCACAAGAAGAACAGGACACCCTAACGGATTTGAAGGCTTACAGCCCATGTCCATCAAGCTAAGGCGTATAAAGTTTTCTAAATATGAATGATGTTTTATCTTATTTAATTGGTAACATTAATAGATACTAATTATTGATAAAAGCTATTAGGCTATTTATTTTTGTTATTTTATCTAACCTTAATAAAGTACAGCATTTACTTTTTCACTCCTCTTATTTACATGGTGTAAATTTACTTTATATAATAGTAAAAATTATTAAATAGAGCAACAAAGCAATTTATTTTATTGTTTACGTATTGAACAATTTGTTTATAATGTAGATAATTAAGATAAGGAGGAATTCATATGTCTAATTTAAACATTGAAGTGAAAATTGATGGTGAAATTTATACAGATGCACAATTGGCACAATACGAATACCAACGTGCACTACATGTATTACATGAATTGAAAGCTTTAGGTGCAGACGTGCGTGATAGTGGCCGTAAATTGTCACATGAGGATATCAATTGGCTGGAACCAGAAAAAGTGAAACAAATTTCACTTGATATTCGTAATAGTTTAGGTGAACAAGGCACATTGAATCTTTTTAAAGATGCTGAAGCAGATGCGGAATGCCGCTGGAAAGAATACATTAAAGATTATGATCCAACCCAATCGCATATTGGTGTAACTGAAATTCATGTTACGGGCATAACTATTCCTGAGGTACTACCGGTTGTAGGCGGCGGAAAAGGTGAACGATTTGCCTTAGAAATTATGCCGGAACACTATATTGTCAAAGGAAACATTGTTGCTGGTGAACAACAACGCGGTATGGAGGCATTTGGAATGTTTGGAGAACCAACATTTATAACAGGAACTGCTAGTAAGGATATTCCAGAAGGTTTGCCAATTGAAAAAGATCCATCTTATCCAAAGAGTATGTTTGGTGAAACATTGCTTAAAAGTGACGGCACAAATATTCATATAGGTGCATTTCACCAATTTCGTCCAGAGCAAGGCGGATTTAGTATGAAATCAACTTTTTTCTGTCCGGGAAGAGCACCAAAAGCGATTGCTGACGGACACAAAATTCATTTTGCACTAGAATTGACAAATTCCATGAAAATAGCTTATTCACTTAAACAAGAAGAAATAAAATAGCACTATTTATTACTAAAATAGATATTAGGCTGCTGACAAATATATTTTATCAGCAGCTTTTTAGATTTTTTGCTGGATGATTTTTTGTTAGCAATAATATAGCTAAAATCTATTGTATAAAAACAAAATATGTAGTAAACTACATATTTGTGAGGTGATAAAATGGAAACATCAATTCTAAACTCAATTGGTCCACAAATAAAAATTGCAAATACATTGATTGAAAAAGAATTAAATAACCGAATTGCAGAAATTTTAACTGAATATAATTTGACGGGGCCACAGGTTGCCTTAATGATCTATATTTTTGAAGCCAAAGGCAGAACAGTTACACAGAAAGAATTAGCAGATAAATTTGTTTTGAACCATTCGACGATTCGCAGTATTGTCAAACGTTTAGAAAAAATGCAGTTGATTGATGTGGCACATTTAAAAAGTGATAAAAGGCAAATTGTATTGTCTTTGTCTGGTAAAGGATACAACGTAATTAAAAATCATATTAATCAAATTTATAAAGTTATGAAAAATGTAAATCAAAAGATTGTCAAAAACATGAGTGAAGATGATCAGAAGTATTTTTCTAATTCTCTGAATAAAATCATTAAAAATTTTAATATATAGCATACTACATGTTGAGAGGAGAAATAATCAAATGTCATTTGAATCAATAAATATTTCAATTAAAAAAAGAAATTATATGATGTCGGTATTGTTACTAGGAGCATTTGTTTCTTTATTGGCAGAAACTTTTTTGAATAATGCACTGCCGACAATTATGAACACTTTTGGTGTCAATCAATCCACTGCACAATGGTTGACAACTGCCTATCTTTTGGTTGTTGGATTGATAATTCCTTTATCTGCCTGGATTTTCAATTCTTTTAGTTTAAAAACAAATTATTTAATGATGTTGGGAATTTTTTTAGCGGGCTCGCTAATTTGCTTGTTTTCACCAAATTTTTATGTATTGCTGATTGGTCGAATTATTGAAGCTGTTGCAGCTGGAGCTTTAATGCCATTTATTCAAAATGTTATTTTGTTACTATTTCCACCAGAAAAGCGAGGATTTGCTATGGGAATTACTGGCCTTGTTATTGGATTCGGTCCCGCAGTTGGTCCAACGATTTCAGGCTTAATTTTAAAATATGCAAATTGGCGGATGCTTTTTATTATTTTGAGTGTGATAAGTATAGTAACTGCCATTTTAGCTTTCTTTACTTTGAAAAATATTACCAAACCTCATCGCACAACAATTGATGGTTTATCTTTTATTGAATCACTCTTAGGATTTGGCTTTATCCTTTATGCTTTATCAGAACTTGGAAATTCTGGACATTTGACACTATCACTTGTTGTTATATTCTTATTAGGTATTTTTATATTGTTTTTGTTTGGTAAAAGACAATTGCAGTTAGCTTCACCATTGCTTGACATTCGTATTTTTTCAAATAATAAGTTTAACTTATGTACTTTTTTAAGCATGCTAAGTAATATTGCAATGGTTGGAATTGAGTTAGTATTGCCTCTTTATCTGCAAACAACTTGTAGTGAAACAGCACTTGTCTCTGGTTTAATTATGATGCCTGGTGCAATTATAATGGGTATTTGTAATCCTATTTCCGGCATACTTTTTGATAAATTCGGTATCAAGCGTTTATCATTATTTGGTTTTTTTATTCTACTATTAGGTACATTTCCTATGCTTTTATTTAATAATCAAACAGGTTTAATTATAATTGCTTTTTGTTATGCTCTAAGAATGATAGGAATTTCATTTACAATGATGACGACTTTTACGGCAGGTATTAATTTTATAGATTCTAATTATACTACTCATGCTAATGCAGTTTCATCAACTATTCGACAAATAGGCGGATCGTTAGGTACCGCACTGGCAATGTTGGTTGTTGCATTAGGTTCTAATTTTAAGAGTACTGTAGGAGCTAACAAAACGATTGCATTAGAAACTGGTTATCATTGGGGATTTATTTTAATGGTTGTTATTGCATTAATTGGAATTGTTGCAGCCTTTTTTCTTCCTACTGCGGAACAAGAAAATATGGATTATTAAATGCATATATTGCGTATTAAACATTGATCATAGATATATGGTGCTATAAGGACAAACTAGGCTTATACGTAGGGATGCAATAACAAAACTCAGCACGTTAAAAAGTTTTAACAGTTCTAAGCTTGTATTTTGGAAATTTAAGCAGATTATATAAACTCGCAAAGCTCAGACATATATAATCTACTAAAATTTCTTAAAATACTTCGCTAAGAACTGTAGAAAACTTTTTAAATGTGCTTTCATTTTGTCATTGCACCCCTACGTATAAGCCTAGTTTGTCCTTATAAGTTATATGCTTAATAAGTGAAATATCACCTTCAAGGGTTCTAGGACGATCGGCCCTAGTGATTCATACTATAATTACAATTTTAAACATATATTAAAGTAATTAAAAAAGTATGAATAAGATCATATTTTAAATGGTATTCGGGATTTTAAGGTTTTTCACAGTACTCCACTACGTAAGAATTTTACTTATGTTTGCAATAAATTGTTTAATGCGATATTCTATATTTTTAATTGATTTGGAATTTTATGAATGGTAATCCCCTGAATAATATAATCCCGGAGGGATATTTTAAACTTATGGGAGTTATAAAAAATAGCATATCTATTTTCATAACAGATTTAAATTTAAATGTGAGTTTTACTATATACCCGGGAAGTTAATGTCATAATAATTAAATTAGTACAGTCATTACTATAACTTAAAGAAGGAAGACTGTAAGCCTTCAAACCCGTTAGGGTGCTCTGTTCTTCTTGTGAAGGGCAGGTTATTTTAATTTTAGATATATTTAATCTTTTACCGGGAAAAATTTCGTTATTTATTATAACTTCTGTAATTTTAAAATATCCCTCCGGATTAATGTTATATATACAAGGACTACATCCGTAAAACCTTTATAAAGAGAATACAATCATGGAAATTATAATGTAAGTTGACAAATACTATTGCAAGAAAATGAGTGAGATTATATATGATTTATATTTAAATGGAGTAGAGGACTTTTAAATCAATATGGTTATCGCCATAAACCCTTAAAGGCGAAATTATTTTATTGAGCATTTGATTTATAATTTATAAGGACAAACTTAACTCATGCTGCAGAGGTATACTTAGAAACTGAAGACACATCTAAAAAGTTTTTTACATCTCTTGGCGAAGTCTTTTAGAAAAATTTTAGTAGATTATATATGTTTGAGCAAAGCGAGTTTATATAATCTGCTTAAATTTTTAAAAGACAAGCTTAGAGATGTTAAAACTTTTTTAGGGTGCCGGAGTTTGTGAGTATACCTCTGCGGTGTGAGTTAAGTTTGTCCTTATAGCCATATATCTACGATCAATGCTTAATACGTAATATTATGCATTTTACGGACGCAGTTCTTGTATATATAACATTAAATCTCAGAGGAATATTTTATGAATAATACAAATTTTATAATATTAATAATTATCCTATTTGTATATATCCACTAATAAACCAGTTATTTCATCAATAGTTGATGCAACATTAAGATTGTCTTTTTGCTCATTCATAAGCATATTTGTAAGTTCCTCCAGTTTACTGTCTATAGTATCGACCGTTATAAAATACTGAGTCTGCCAAAAACTTATATCCTTCTTAACCTTATACATATGATTTAAAACAGATTTAAGATATTCTTTTATCATACTTTTATATTGTTTTACATCACTATAACATTTAGTTATTGAAAGTCTATTGCCTTTTTTCTTTATATCATCAAACATCTCTTTTAATTGTTCTTCCGATTTTTTTTCCATTTGCGAATTAAAACTTTGAGAAAAATCTTTTTTTACCGAGATCTTTTTTTTCTCAGAAGGCATAACTGAGGTTTTACCAATTCTAGATATCTCCATAAAACTACCTCCATCTCCATAAATTACGACTAATTCACTTAATATATTTATTATATATTAACAGTATAAATGAATTAATTTATTATTTCAAAATAACTTACGATTTAAATTCAAAATTATGCTTATTTCATCAATAACTTTACTTTTCTCCCATTTAATCATATAATTAATACGAATTTAATATTATGCTTATAGGTACTCATATTAAATAATATATGGGTTTAAATGGGAAGTCAAGTGTAATTCTTGTACGGTCCCGCCGCTGTGAAAGAGGAGTTTTTATAAAATACCACTGGAGTATTTCTTATCTCTCCGGGAAGGTTATAAAAATGTTAATTCTTAAGTCAGAATACCAGCCTATAATCACACCATTAACTCTACGAACGATGGGGAGGTGATTAATTGCAGAAATTATAGTTCCTTATAATCGTTTTTTATATAAGGATTTTTTTTGTACTTATTTTCAGGTATGCTCTATAATCAATTACATAATTTATATAAGTAATTTGATGTACAAGCTATTACCTGACCATTTACATTATTAATAATTTTATAATATTGGAGGTCTTTATTTATGCATATTGAAGATGGAATTTTATCACCTCAGGCATGGGGTACATGGTACGTAGTAAGTGCCTTTTTTATTGTTCCCGGAATAAAAGAAATAAAAAATAGGATTAAGGCTAACTTATACTACAAACCCTTCCTGGCTATGATGGGGGTTGCAGTATTTGTTATTTCATGTATGCATTTTCCCGTACCTGTAACAGGTTCATGTTCTCATCCATGTGGCACCCCTCTTGCTGCTATTGTTGTCGGTCCACTTGCAACCGCTGTAATTTCAGCCATATGCTTGTTCTTTCAAGCAATATTTTTAGGTCATGGTGGAATAACCACAATTGGTGCAAATGACTTTTCTATGGGTATAGCAGGTGGAATCTCCGGTTATGTCTGTTGGAAGCTTCTTAGATATTTTAAAAGTCCAATTTGGTTGGCCGCGGCAGTTGCTGGATTTGTTGGTGATATAGTCACATATCTAATTGCAGCACTGGAATTAGCAATAAGTCTGCATGGAAACATACCAATACTAAAGGAATGGATGATATTTTTTGCAGGTTATGGTCCTACTCAAATTCCCCTTGCTATTGGTGAAGCAATATTTACTGCTGTAGTCTTACAAGTTATGGTAAATAGGCGCCCTGATCTAATGCCAAATGTACTCGGGAAAAAATATGAGGAGGTAAAATAATTATGGAAGCAAATTCTAAAACAGATAATAAGAATGTAAAATTTATAGATAATTTTACCAAAAATATTTTAATAGTTGGCTTAATACTATTAATTCTTATATTTATTTCTGGGAAATATATGAGCAGTCATAAAATGGAGGCTGGCGGAACTGATGATAAGGTAAACACAATGGCCTCTGATAAAATAAAGGCAGATAATCATCCATTTATAGAACTGCCTGGAGATGCAGAAGTTGGTGCCTTTTCCGTAACTAATTTTTGTGCAGGTCTTATAGTAGGACATCATTGGGAAAAGTTATTTGGCAAATCAAAATCAAGTAAAAAATCTTTAAAGGAAAACTGATCATGGAAATATCTCCATTTAAAAATATTTCTAATAGAAACAGTTTCTTGAATAACCTGGATGGAAGAGTAAAAACTATTTTATTCTTAACTAGTATAGTAATTACTACTTTTCTTTCTCATTGGTATTTAATAACTTTACTATGGATACTTTCACTGATAGGATACTATACATTAAATATACCATGGAAAAAGCTTTTTAAAAGATTAATTATTCCATTTGGAATAGCATGGATAGTATTTTTGAGCATGCTTTTTACTAATGGCCATACAGTTTTAACCTATATACCATTTGGAAAACATCACTTGAATATTTATGTCGAAGGAATTATGCTTGGGTGTTTACTTTTTTTAAGAATTGTAACTGCAGTAACAATAGCATGTCTCCTATCTTTTAGTACATCTATGATTGAAATCCTAGAAACACTAAGGATATGTAAAATACCCGGTATAATTATTGATCTGGCTGATATGATGTATAGATATGTGTTTATAATTGAAGAAACCTCCCGCAGAATGCATATGGCTCAAATGAGCCGAATGGGTTATGTCGGTTCTTGGTCAAGGCGAATCGCAGATACTGGTAAAATAGCATGCTATGTTTTAATTAAATCTATCGATAAAAGTATATCTATATATAATGCAATGCTGTCCAGAGGTTATTCTGAAGATAGTGTCGAAAACTTGAACTATTTTAATAAACATATACCAAAATTTGATCTTTTAATTAGTATACTGGCTTTAATTTTATTACTTATTTTAGTTGTTATAAATATTGTATTATAAAGAAAGGGTTAGCTATGGAACTTATAAATATAAATAAAGTTAGTTACACATATAGTGATGGAAGCCGTGCTTTAGATAATGTAAGTATGTCAATTAAAGCTGGAGAAAGAATAGCTGTAATAGGCCCGAATGGAGCTGGTAAATCCACCTTATTCCAGCTCTTTAATGGACTTTTAAAGGCAACATCCGGCAGTGTTACAATTGACGGAATGGAAATCCGTAAAAAAAATCTATCTAAGATAAGAAGTACTGTAGGTATGGTTTTTCAAGATTCAGATGATCAGCTTTTTAATTCAACTGTACGTCAGGAGATTGCTTATGGTCTAATAAACATGGGATTATCAGGTGCAAAATTAGACAAAGAAATATATTGGGCATTAGATCTTGTTGATATGAAAGATTTTATTGATAAGAGTCCACATAATTTAAGTGGAGGTCAGAAGAAAAAAATTGCACTTGCAAGCGTACTCGCAATGAAACCTAAAATTTTAGTTTTAGATGAGCCAACTGTTGCTTTGGATCCACGTGGAGTAAATAAACTTATAAAATTGCTTAATAAAATAAATAAAGAACTTGGTATAACTCTAATTTTTGCAACTCATGATGTAGATATTGTTCCGCTGCTAGCCGATCGTATATATGTCCTAAACAGTGGAAAAACCATACTAAGTGGATCTGCATCCGAAGTTTTCTCAAAAAAAGATATACTGAGAAAAATAAACTTACGCTTACCGAGAATAGCTCATTTGATTGAAATCCTTCAAAAAGACGGTTATTTAGATACAAACACGCTTCCATTAACTATAGGTCAAGCAAAACACCTTCTAGAAGAAAAGCTCATATAACTATTATAGGGTTTATAAATGAAAAGCTAATCTATCCACCGGGAGATGCTGCCAAAGGTTAAATTAACCTTTAAATTACAAAAACTATGTATGGTTAATGTATGAAAGCTTAACTTATGCGCAGGCCGGGATTTCTGAAATTAAGGCACATTAAAAAATTCTGTAGTAATGCTCGCGAAGCGTTCTTAAAAATCTTAGTGGATTATATATGTCTGAGCAAAGCGAGTTTATATAATCCACTAAGATTTTTATGAATGCAAGCTTAGACTTACTAGAAATTTTTTACGTGACGTATTTTGGAAATCCCGGCCAGAGCATAAGTTAAGCCTGGAATTACAAACTCTGTATACAATTTCGAGTTTAAAATTGTATATTAACTCTTCCATTTCCTGTAGTTAAATTATGCTTACTTATAACTATATTACCATATATATCAGTCCTAACAACCATGATTCCTCTACGTGATATCCTATTTATAACTCTCATATCCGGAGTTTCAACGCCATTTGACGTTACGATTGCAATTTTAGGATCTATCTTTTCTAAAAACTCATTAGTAGAACTTGTATTTAGTGCATGATGTGGGACTTTAAGCACATCACATTTCTCTAATTTATTCTTTTTTGTCATAAACCTTTCCTCTTCTTTTTCACAATCAGCTGCAAATAAATAATTTATATTATCTATTTCTCCGCATATCATAACAGAATTATTGTTTTCATTTCTACGATTCACTTTATCAGGCAATAAAAATTTCAATTTCATTCTTTTATACTTAAAAGCAGAATTTTTATCTATATATTTTATATTTATATTTCTTTGATTGAGCTCTTTACAAATATCATCTTTAACCTCATTATAATGTTTTGGTAAAAATACATTGTTAACTTTTATATTATCAACTATTTTAATTAGTCCGCCATAGTGATCGTCGTGGTAATGGGTGAGTATTACGCCATCTATATTATCAATTTTCAATTCTTTTAAATATCTAATTATCTTATTGGTATAATATGATGCCCCTGTATCTATAATATAATTCTTATCATCAGCTTTAATTAATATACAATCACTCTGTCCAGTGTCTAAAAAATGAACTCCATACTCACCATGTTTTGCATAAACAGTATCTCCAATGAGTATAAATAGCATAAGGAATATAAATATCTTCTTTTTCACCATACTACCTCCAAATATAACTCTATTAAATATTTAATAGTATATTTAATAAAACTTATATTTATTTTCTGTAGTATAGTTTTTTATATTCAGATAGTAATTAAAATTCGATTTCTAATTTTTCAAAAAAGTTCCTCTACTATCCTGTGTTACCAAATTTCTTTTCATAAGACCACCAAGTGCATTCTTAAAATAGTTTTTGCTCTCTTTAAAAACTTTTCTTATATCTTCAGGGGAACTTTTATCATTATACGGCATATAGCCATCATGTTTCTTTAAGTAATTTAGTATATCATCTTCAAGTGATTTTCTCTCATCTGACGCTTTTTTTCTAGGTGTCAATCCAAGTTTACCATCTTCATATACCTTCTTAACTCTAACTTTTAACTCATACCCTTCTTTCACATTTACAAATATCTCATTTTTCAATATTATTCCTCTATATTTATTATCTAATGCAGCCATTATAGTATTGTTTGTTTGAAATCCGTATACTACACAATTAACCTCGCTTTCAATCTTGTATAATCCATCTGGAGCATTTTCCAAATGCTTATCAATATCAGTAGTAGCTGCTATTCTATTTGTTTTATCAAGATATATGTAGAAAAGGTAATAATTATTTTTTTCTATTTCATACTTCTGTTCTCGCATTGGTACAAAAACATCTCTTTCAAGTCCAAAATCAACAAATGCGCCAATACTTGTTTTGGACACAACTTTTAAATATGCTATTTGATTAACCTCTGCAAATGGCTTTTTCATAGTAGCTATTGGTCTATCTTTAGAATCTCTATATATAAAAACTTCAACTTCAATTCCAACTCTAATATCATCTATAGTTACATTTCCATTTGGCAACAGTATATCATCACTAGTATTTCCTGTATCTGCATCCAAATAATATCCAAAACTTGCTTTTCTTACAATTTTCAAAGTGTTAAATTCACCGATACGAACCATAAGTATCCTCTCCTTATTTATAAATAATCCAATAAATAATCCCACCTTAAAAAGGTGGGATTATAGGCATAAAATTCACTTAAATCTCAGTTAATAATATATCTACAATATATATTATATAACAATATATAAAAACTTACTATATCTTTTTATTAAAGTTTCAAATAATAATATAATTATAGCATAGATAAACAAAAGTCTACAAGAGGGAGCATGTAACTTTTAGGAATTATTTATTTAAAAGGTCTCTAAAATGCTAACAATATGTACTATTTTTTATTTTTTTTATAGTTTTTAGCTCTATTTGGCTTAGGTTTAGGTTTTATAGTCACATCTTTTTTTCTTTTATTCTTAGATGTTGTATCATATATCGCACCTGTATTCAAATCTACAAACCACAGGAAAAACACTATAAACACAACTGATTGCACATATTGCCATACCGTGTTCGCTAGATTATATCTAAAGTATGCAGCCACCATTGGTGGCAAAAAGAACGAAACCACTGCTGCAACTAAGATAATCCATTTATTGGGATGAAGTTTTGAAAGTACATGAATTTTTAGTTGATTATAGACGACCATAAAAACAATCACAAAAAATATTATCTGTAAACTTACTTTTAACCACAAAGGCATATTAAGTCCTCCTTTTTGTATGTCACTAATTATATTATTATATAAATTCAATTATATATCAATACTTTTTTACTTTAATAAAAATATATATGCTCATTTTGAAAATATAATTAAATTATCCCATTAAATATGCTATAATTATAAAAAATAGGCTATAATTAATTATAAACGTTTTTTTATAATAAATTAATTAGTGTAATAATTAGTTTATTATTTGAGGTAGGGAGTGAGTACTATGGGCTTAAAAGTAAATGGATTAGATGATTTAGATCTTCAAATACTAGATATACTAATAAACGATTCAAGAACTCCATTTCTTGAAATATCAAGACAGTGCCACGTTAGCGGAGGTACAATTCATGTTAGAATGAAAAAGATGGAAGATATGAATATAATAAAAGGTACAAAACTTTTAATAGATCCTGTAAAACTTGGATATGATGTATGCTGCTTTATAGGAGTATATTTAGATAAAGCAAAAGATTTTAAAACAGTTGTAGAACAGCTGAGCTTAATAAAAGAGATTGTTGAACTACATTACACAACCGGTGAATATGCCTTGTTTTTAAAAATTATATGCAAAAATATAAATGATTTGCAAAACTTACTGATGAATAGAATTCAAGCTATTGATGGTGTTCAAAGAACGGATACATT is from Clostridium fermenticellae and encodes:
- a CDS encoding MarR family winged helix-turn-helix transcriptional regulator yields the protein METSILNSIGPQIKIANTLIEKELNNRIAEILTEYNLTGPQVALMIYIFEAKGRTVTQKELADKFVLNHSTIRSIVKRLEKMQLIDVAHLKSDKRQIVLSLSGKGYNVIKNHINQIYKVMKNVNQKIVKNMSEDDQKYFSNSLNKIIKNFNI
- a CDS encoding MDR family MFS transporter, translated to MSFESINISIKKRNYMMSVLLLGAFVSLLAETFLNNALPTIMNTFGVNQSTAQWLTTAYLLVVGLIIPLSAWIFNSFSLKTNYLMMLGIFLAGSLICLFSPNFYVLLIGRIIEAVAAGALMPFIQNVILLLFPPEKRGFAMGITGLVIGFGPAVGPTISGLILKYANWRMLFIILSVISIVTAILAFFTLKNITKPHRTTIDGLSFIESLLGFGFILYALSELGNSGHLTLSLVVIFLLGIFILFLFGKRQLQLASPLLDIRIFSNNKFNLCTFLSMLSNIAMVGIELVLPLYLQTTCSETALVSGLIMMPGAIIMGICNPISGILFDKFGIKRLSLFGFFILLLGTFPMLLFNNQTGLIIIAFCYALRMIGISFTMMTTFTAGINFIDSNYTTHANAVSSTIRQIGGSLGTALAMLVVALGSNFKSTVGANKTIALETGYHWGFILMVVIALIGIVAAFFLPTAEQENMDY
- a CDS encoding YaaR family protein, with amino-acid sequence MEISRIGKTSVMPSEKKKISVKKDFSQSFNSQMEKKSEEQLKEMFDDIKKKGNRLSITKCYSDVKQYKSMIKEYLKSVLNHMYKVKKDISFWQTQYFITVDTIDSKLEELTNMLMNEQKDNLNVASTIDEITGLLVDIYK
- a CDS encoding energy-coupling factor ABC transporter permease, which gives rise to MHIEDGILSPQAWGTWYVVSAFFIVPGIKEIKNRIKANLYYKPFLAMMGVAVFVISCMHFPVPVTGSCSHPCGTPLAAIVVGPLATAVISAICLFFQAIFLGHGGITTIGANDFSMGIAGGISGYVCWKLLRYFKSPIWLAAAVAGFVGDIVTYLIAALELAISLHGNIPILKEWMIFFAGYGPTQIPLAIGEAIFTAVVLQVMVNRRPDLMPNVLGKKYEEVK
- the cbiQ gene encoding cobalt ECF transporter T component CbiQ, producing the protein MEISPFKNISNRNSFLNNLDGRVKTILFLTSIVITTFLSHWYLITLLWILSLIGYYTLNIPWKKLFKRLIIPFGIAWIVFLSMLFTNGHTVLTYIPFGKHHLNIYVEGIMLGCLLFLRIVTAVTIACLLSFSTSMIEILETLRICKIPGIIIDLADMMYRYVFIIEETSRRMHMAQMSRMGYVGSWSRRIADTGKIACYVLIKSIDKSISIYNAMLSRGYSEDSVENLNYFNKHIPKFDLLISILALILLLILVVINIVL
- a CDS encoding energy-coupling factor ABC transporter ATP-binding protein, coding for MELININKVSYTYSDGSRALDNVSMSIKAGERIAVIGPNGAGKSTLFQLFNGLLKATSGSVTIDGMEIRKKNLSKIRSTVGMVFQDSDDQLFNSTVRQEIAYGLINMGLSGAKLDKEIYWALDLVDMKDFIDKSPHNLSGGQKKKIALASVLAMKPKILVLDEPTVALDPRGVNKLIKLLNKINKELGITLIFATHDVDIVPLLADRIYVLNSGKTILSGSASEVFSKKDILRKINLRLPRIAHLIEILQKDGYLDTNTLPLTIGQAKHLLEEKLI
- a CDS encoding ComEC/Rec2 family competence protein, which translates into the protein MVKKKIFIFLMLFILIGDTVYAKHGEYGVHFLDTGQSDCILIKADDKNYIIDTGASYYTNKIIRYLKELKIDNIDGVILTHYHDDHYGGLIKIVDNIKVNNVFLPKHYNEVKDDICKELNQRNINIKYIDKNSAFKYKRMKLKFLLPDKVNRRNENNNSVMICGEIDNINYLFAADCEKEEERFMTKKNKLEKCDVLKVPHHALNTSSTNEFLEKIDPKIAIVTSNGVETPDMRVINRISRRGIMVVRTDIYGNIVISKHNLTTGNGRVNIQF
- a CDS encoding CvfB family protein, which encodes MVRIGEFNTLKIVRKASFGYYLDADTGNTSDDILLPNGNVTIDDIRVGIEVEVFIYRDSKDRPIATMKKPFAEVNQIAYLKVVSKTSIGAFVDFGLERDVFVPMREQKYEIEKNNYYLFYIYLDKTNRIAATTDIDKHLENAPDGLYKIESEVNCVVYGFQTNNTIMAALDNKYRGIILKNEIFVNVKEGYELKVRVKKVYEDGKLGLTPRKKASDERKSLEDDILNYLKKHDGYMPYNDKSSPEDIRKVFKESKNYFKNALGGLMKRNLVTQDSRGTFLKN
- a CDS encoding Lrp/AsnC ligand binding domain-containing protein, whose translation is MGLKVNGLDDLDLQILDILINDSRTPFLEISRQCHVSGGTIHVRMKKMEDMNIIKGTKLLIDPVKLGYDVCCFIGVYLDKAKDFKTVVEQLSLIKEIVELHYTTGEYALFLKIICKNINDLQNLLMNRIQAIDGVQRTDTFVSLFQPIDRNIELNIRNHPDE